In Candidatus Dormiibacterota bacterium, one DNA window encodes the following:
- the uvrC gene encoding excinuclease ABC subunit UvrC, producing the protein MATATKKAAPLTERPDYLRERLKALPETPGVYLMRDIQARVIYVGKALSLRNRVPNYFQASSVLPEHIAAMVARVYEFEVITTATEKEALVLEQTMIKRHRPRFNIRLRDDKNYLYIKLPLNEDFPRITLVRRPANDGARYWGPYTHAIALRTTLKTVRRVIPYRSCKDSEFALGRPCFYYHLSLCSAPCAGFINREDYHEQLNQVASFLDGRSDHVAKRLKQQMQEAADKLEYEAAARYRDRLDAMQRMAERQKVLAMGRYDQDLFGLARADGQGSVRVFSVREGRLSGSENFDLVGLGKDQSNADILNAFVSQYYANATHIPKEVFVPEALPDRELIEQWLTERRGSIVTVRVPQRGKQRELLEQAAANAAETMRQMRIKLDYDAERTASLLNDLQARLELPALPVRIECYDISNIQGKYPVGSMVVFEDGRPKPAHYRHFRIKTVQGANDFAMLQEVLRRRFSRHARSEEGTPEEPSFSRLPDLVLIDGGKGQLSAAREVLESMGLASVATFGLAKEQEELFRPGESEPIRLPLDSEALFLVQRVRDEAHRFAITFHRVVRKKDAFASVLDGISGLGPVRRRALVRQFGSVDNIRSASVDELMAVKGITRTVAVAIKEML; encoded by the coding sequence GTGGCCACGGCGACCAAAAAGGCGGCTCCCCTGACGGAGCGGCCGGACTATCTCCGCGAACGGCTCAAGGCACTGCCCGAGACGCCAGGTGTCTATCTGATGCGTGACATCCAGGCGCGCGTCATCTACGTGGGCAAGGCGTTGAGCCTGCGCAATCGTGTCCCGAACTACTTCCAGGCCTCGAGCGTGTTACCCGAGCACATCGCCGCCATGGTCGCCCGCGTCTACGAATTCGAAGTCATCACGACGGCGACTGAAAAAGAGGCGCTGGTCCTCGAGCAGACGATGATCAAGCGGCATCGTCCTCGCTTCAACATCCGGCTGCGCGACGACAAGAACTATCTGTATATAAAACTGCCTCTGAACGAGGATTTCCCGCGCATCACGTTGGTGCGCCGGCCCGCCAACGATGGCGCCCGCTACTGGGGACCCTACACGCATGCGATCGCGCTACGCACCACGTTGAAAACCGTCCGGCGGGTCATCCCGTATCGGAGTTGCAAAGACTCGGAGTTCGCGCTCGGGCGTCCCTGCTTTTACTATCACTTGAGTCTTTGTTCGGCGCCATGCGCGGGATTCATCAACCGCGAGGATTACCACGAGCAGCTGAATCAGGTCGCAAGCTTCCTCGACGGCCGCTCCGACCACGTGGCGAAGCGGCTGAAGCAGCAGATGCAAGAGGCGGCGGACAAGCTCGAATACGAGGCCGCCGCCCGCTACCGGGATCGCCTGGACGCGATGCAACGGATGGCGGAGCGCCAGAAAGTGCTGGCGATGGGCCGCTACGACCAGGATCTCTTTGGCCTGGCGCGAGCCGACGGCCAGGGATCGGTGCGCGTCTTCAGCGTCCGCGAGGGCAGGCTCTCCGGCTCGGAGAACTTCGATCTCGTCGGCCTCGGCAAGGACCAGTCGAATGCTGACATCCTCAACGCGTTTGTCAGTCAGTACTACGCGAACGCCACGCACATCCCCAAGGAAGTCTTCGTCCCCGAGGCGCTGCCCGACCGCGAGCTGATCGAGCAATGGCTGACCGAGCGACGCGGCAGCATCGTGACCGTCCGGGTGCCCCAGCGAGGGAAGCAGCGCGAGCTGCTCGAGCAGGCGGCCGCCAACGCCGCCGAGACGATGCGGCAGATGCGGATCAAGCTCGACTACGACGCCGAGCGGACGGCCTCGCTGCTGAACGATCTCCAGGCGCGGCTCGAGCTGCCGGCGCTGCCCGTGCGGATCGAGTGCTACGACATCTCGAACATCCAGGGCAAGTACCCGGTCGGCTCGATGGTCGTCTTCGAAGATGGCCGCCCCAAGCCAGCGCACTATCGGCACTTTCGAATCAAGACCGTGCAGGGCGCCAACGATTTCGCCATGCTGCAGGAAGTGCTGCGGCGCCGCTTCAGCCGGCACGCTCGTTCCGAGGAAGGCACTCCCGAGGAACCCAGCTTCAGCCGGCTGCCAGACCTGGTCTTGATCGACGGGGGCAAGGGCCAGCTGTCGGCCGCGAGGGAGGTCTTGGAATCGATGGGGCTTGCGTCGGTGGCGACCTTCGGCCTGGCCAAGGAGCAGGAGGAGCTTTTCCGGCCCGGTGAGAGCGAACCGATCCGGCTGCCGCTGGACTCCGAGGCGCTCTTCCTGGTTCAGCGTGTCCGGGACGAGGCGCACCGCTTCGCGATCACGTTTCATCGCGTCGTCCGGAAGAAGGACGCCTTCGCGTCGGTGCTCGACGGGATCAGCGGGCTCGGACCGGTCCGCCGGCGGGCGCTGGTCCGCCAGTTCGGCAGCGTCGACAACATCCGCAGCGCCTCGGTGGACGAACTGATGGCGGTCAAGGGGATCACCCGGACCGTCGCCGTCGCAATCAAGGAAATGCTCTGA
- a CDS encoding response regulator produces the protein MPDSPDLSSSLGEAVSEGRQFLARVESMAETLTAELARHEEAARQWSAERQAIKDEEDRLRATLRTVNETIAGERKRLAQLERDLDAARQERDRLAADRDAAAADRDRVRDQLGMVTSDRDALQADQIQWGLDRERLLAELNPLKEHAAGLERDLGSEREQHLALQGRHAELAEQSNRLASDWVSRRQALTAEIQAQNDEMQQIRKALEETRAQERPGVGTGPVITPSAGLSPEQSHLINSRLNSLIGFSSVLLDDHTHALTVEERREYLKYLHDSAVTLGEAVRSLTGSRAASADPPVVDREGRPPDILVADNDMVSRQRIEPFLKRAGYEVVYVENGPRALEKATHLQPLAILIDAHLPLSGAPALIKELRKDPRTREIPLVVMSAADGPPVTVADVDVLTKPVDRQQLVQLMVRFDLMADGKRAKKMPANVLVIDDDLQAISLVKAVLKPFNVRVSAVDNARTGIEQALRNKPDLVILDLVMPGVDGFEVIAALRRDKDIGRIPILVHTAKVLTAEDRQRLDGKVESIVEKAEFQPERFLELLLKRGERRKRAA, from the coding sequence GTGCCGGACTCGCCCGACCTGTCCAGCTCGCTTGGCGAGGCCGTTTCCGAGGGTCGGCAGTTCCTCGCGCGGGTCGAATCGATGGCCGAGACGCTTACGGCTGAGCTCGCCCGCCATGAGGAGGCCGCCCGTCAGTGGTCCGCCGAACGCCAGGCGATCAAGGACGAAGAGGACCGGCTCCGCGCGACGCTCCGGACCGTCAATGAAACGATCGCCGGCGAGCGTAAGCGCCTGGCGCAGCTCGAGCGCGACCTGGACGCCGCGCGGCAAGAGCGCGATCGGCTCGCGGCGGATCGTGACGCGGCGGCGGCCGATCGCGACCGGGTGCGTGATCAGCTGGGTATGGTCACGAGCGACCGCGATGCGCTCCAGGCCGACCAGATCCAGTGGGGCCTCGACCGCGAGCGCCTGCTTGCCGAGCTCAACCCATTGAAGGAACACGCCGCGGGACTGGAGCGGGACCTGGGCAGCGAGCGCGAGCAGCACCTTGCCTTGCAGGGTCGTCATGCGGAGCTCGCCGAGCAGTCGAACCGGCTGGCATCGGACTGGGTGTCGCGCCGGCAGGCGCTGACCGCCGAGATCCAGGCCCAGAACGACGAGATGCAGCAGATCCGGAAAGCCCTGGAAGAGACCAGGGCGCAGGAGCGGCCCGGGGTTGGCACTGGACCGGTGATCACCCCGAGCGCCGGTCTGAGCCCCGAGCAAAGCCACCTGATCAACTCGCGGCTCAACTCGCTCATCGGGTTTTCGAGCGTGCTACTCGACGACCATACCCACGCGCTAACGGTCGAGGAGCGTCGCGAGTATCTCAAGTACCTGCACGACAGCGCCGTCACCCTCGGCGAGGCGGTGCGGTCGCTGACTGGCAGCCGCGCCGCGAGTGCCGACCCACCGGTGGTGGATCGTGAGGGTCGACCGCCGGACATCCTGGTGGCCGACAACGACATGGTCTCGCGCCAGCGGATCGAGCCCTTCCTCAAGCGCGCCGGTTACGAGGTGGTGTACGTCGAGAACGGTCCCCGCGCCCTGGAGAAGGCGACGCACCTCCAGCCGCTCGCCATCTTGATCGACGCCCACCTGCCGCTCAGCGGCGCTCCGGCGCTGATCAAGGAACTGCGGAAGGATCCGCGCACCCGAGAGATCCCGCTGGTGGTGATGTCGGCCGCCGATGGCCCGCCCGTCACGGTGGCGGACGTTGACGTCCTGACCAAGCCCGTCGACCGCCAGCAGCTCGTCCAGCTGATGGTGAGATTCGATCTTATGGCCGACGGCAAGCGCGCCAAGAAGATGCCGGCGAATGTCCTGGTCATCGATGACGATCTGCAGGCGATCAGCCTGGTCAAGGCGGTCCTCAAACCCTTCAACGTCCGTGTGAGTGCCGTCGACAATGCTCGGACCGGCATCGAGCAGGCCCTCCGCAACAAGCCGGACCTGGTCATTCTCGACCTCGTCATGCCGGGGGTCGACGGGTTCGAAGTCATCGCGGCGCTGCGCCGCGACAAGGACATCGGCCGGATTCCGATCCTCGTCCACACGGCCAAGGTGCTGACCGCCGAGGATCGGCAGCGTCTCGATGGCAAGGTCGAGTCGATCGTCGAGAAGGCGGAATTCCAGCCAGAGCGATTCCTCGAGTTGCTGCTCAAGCGCGGCGAACGCCGCAAGCGCGCGGCTTAG